The Nitrospira sp. region TCACGCGCTCGATCCGACCTCTGCTCAATCCGCGAGAGCCCTCCTACCGTAAATTGCGCCGGCATGACCGGAGCGAACTCTCCGTAGCCACGGCTGATCGCGACATCTTCAACCACGTCCATCGCATGCATAAGGTCCTGCCGATAAGGCGGCAACGTTGCCTTCACCGCCCCCTTCCCAGCTGAGACCTCGTACCCGTACACTTCGAGCGCCTGCTTCACAACCTTCACACCGAGTTCTTGACCTAGTGCTTGTTCAATGGTCTTGAGTTGAATCGTCTTGGAATTCCCGAGATCCTGCGGCGTGACCACCCGTTTACCCAACGGGGTGCTCTTGGGGTAGTGCACTTCAACCGGTTCGATCACGGCGCCGCGATCGGCAAGGTTGGCAGCAAAGATATTCAGCGTAAGGACAACCATCAACTGATCGGTCCCGGTCACTTCGACAAACAGTTCGTCGTCCCCGACGCGCACTTCCCCCACTTCTCGACTGTTGATGATCGGCGGGAACGACAAGGGTTGATTCTTCGCATCACGGAGAATCGGGAGACGACTCTGCCCGGCCAGGATATGCCCATGCTCCAGCCCTTTCGGATGGACCATGAGAATTTCCGCCAGCGTCATCACCGTCTCCATACCCAGCGGGGTAAACTTCGCCTGATCCGGCTTGACCAACTCATAGGTGACCGGGAAGGCAATCTTCGCCAGCTGGTAGATCCCGATCGAGACGGTCTTTCGCTTATGCCCGAAGATATCCGCCAGCTTCTCCTGCGTCTGAATGAGCTGGGCTAAGCCTTCCTCAGTAACCCGATACCCCCTGGCTGTGCAAGCAGCGACATAGGGACGCACCTGTTCGAGCCCCGGTGCGACAATGAGCACGTGTCCCTTCTTCGCCTTCTTGGCGAAGAACGGATACGGCTTGAGCTTCCCCTGTTGCTTGATACGAATTTGCCGCGCGATGCCTTCGCAACACCAGAGGTCGGGCCGATTGCTGTCTTGCAATTCGATGCGCAACTCTCCGGTTTCAGTATTGTGCCCCTTGAGCTCACCCTTCACGAGCATGAGCCAGTCTTCCAACTGCTCGATCGAGACCGGGCGCTTGGCGCGACCGCCGAGAGCCAGCAGCGATTCGAAGTCGTCTTTGAAAATAGAAATCGTGGGCATGGCGTGCGCTAGAAGATCCCTCTGGTAGTCCGGATCAAGTCCAGATTGTCGGTGAACAATTCGCGAATGTCGTGAATGCCGAGCGCCACCATCGCCATGCGATCCAGGCCCAGTCCCCAGGCGATGACGGGCACGGCGACACCCAATGGCAAGGTGACTTCAGCGCGGAATAGCCCCGCTCCGCCCAGCTCCATCCACCCCAGGCGCGGATGCCGCACATGCATTTCGACCGACGGTTCGGTAAAGGGGAAATAGGCCGGCAGGAATTTCACTTCCTTCGCCTGGGCCACTTCACGCGCAAAGAGATTCAGGAGGCCGAGCAGCGTACGGAAGTTAATATCCTCACCCAGCACAATGCCTTCGACCTGGAAAAAATCGGTGGCATGCGTGGCGTCGACCTGGTCATAGCGGAAGCAGCGAGCGATCGAGAAATACTTTCCCGGCACGGCCGGCGCCGACGCCAACGTCCTTGCGGAAACGGCGGTCCCCTGACTCCGCAATACCAGCCGCTTGGCTCGTTCGGCATTGAAAGCGTACTTCCACCCTGTGGAACCGGTCTTGCCGCCATCCTGATGTGCCTTCGTCACCCGTGACAGGAACGGCTCGACGATCTTCGCGGCATGCGTGGGTTGCTTCACGAAGTAGACGTCGTGAATATCGCGGGCCGGATGGAACTGCGGCATGAAGAGCGCGTCCATGTTCCAGAATTCGGTTTCCACCAGCGAGCCGCGCATTTCCTGAAAACCCATACTCACGAGCTTTGTCTTAACGGTATCGAGAAACTCGCGATAGGGATGCTTCTTCCCCGTTCCGATGCGGGGCGCACGCAAACTGATGGTGTATTTGCGGAATCGCTTATTCCGCCAACTGCCGTCCTTCAACAG contains the following coding sequences:
- the pheT gene encoding phenylalanine--tRNA ligase subunit beta; the protein is MPTISIFKDDFESLLALGGRAKRPVSIEQLEDWLMLVKGELKGHNTETGELRIELQDSNRPDLWCCEGIARQIRIKQQGKLKPYPFFAKKAKKGHVLIVAPGLEQVRPYVAACTARGYRVTEEGLAQLIQTQEKLADIFGHKRKTVSIGIYQLAKIAFPVTYELVKPDQAKFTPLGMETVMTLAEILMVHPKGLEHGHILAGQSRLPILRDAKNQPLSFPPIINSREVGEVRVGDDELFVEVTGTDQLMVVLTLNIFAANLADRGAVIEPVEVHYPKSTPLGKRVVTPQDLGNSKTIQLKTIEQALGQELGVKVVKQALEVYGYEVSAGKGAVKATLPPYRQDLMHAMDVVEDVAISRGYGEFAPVMPAQFTVGGLSRIEQRSDRARELMVGLGFQEIISNIMGSPESYRDTMRLADTEWGRMVEVENAMTLTFSCLRQWLLPSLLRVETASSRAFYPHRLFEAGDVAIPDPTHELGSRTETVLGAVIAHATAHFSEIHSCLDILFYHLGKDYSLEPVQHPSFLEGRAGRIVVAGKPIGVIGEVHPEVLERWQITVPVVSFDVNLSQLLDLS
- a CDS encoding phenylalanine--tRNA ligase subunit alpha, with product MDTSALIDSLHPLEIKVLMALGSRPAGTVLETEPLAAAAELEPSQLSMAIEWLLAKSLLVVPAETVTPMVSLTKVGEQYVSGASPIERVFSAAREVASTGKRLTIPDLQAQDGLDPSDVSKAVGRLKKEGVLLIVQGGCIESTGRPSPTVEAMRVLLQQVSEAARELKSFPEPHRQVIEDYAVKRGNAKEPFRVDDRVTRSFTLSPSGVEAAEHLAKEGVAEEVSQLTPELLKDGSWRNKRFRKYTISLRAPRIGTGKKHPYREFLDTVKTKLVSMGFQEMRGSLVETEFWNMDALFMPQFHPARDIHDVYFVKQPTHAAKIVEPFLSRVTKAHQDGGKTGSTGWKYAFNAERAKRLVLRSQGTAVSARTLASAPAVPGKYFSIARCFRYDQVDATHATDFFQVEGIVLGEDINFRTLLGLLNLFAREVAQAKEVKFLPAYFPFTEPSVEMHVRHPRLGWMELGGAGLFRAEVTLPLGVAVPVIAWGLGLDRMAMVALGIHDIRELFTDNLDLIRTTRGIF